One genomic region from Nocardia vinacea encodes:
- a CDS encoding tyrosine recombinase XerC, translating to MELPEDLEALLAEYERHLRLGRNRSVHTARAYVGDARSLLGHLVARSADSAVREMDLALLRSWLAAQSAGGAARTTMARRASSARTFTAWLTSTGRLSIDPGLRLGSPKAHRVLPAVLGTQQAVAAMDAAESGAVQRDPMALRDRLIVELLYSTGIRVSELCGLDLDDIDLERRLVRVIGKGNKERSVPFGVPADEAIANWLQYGRPALATADSGRALLLGRRGKRLDQRQARTVVHEVVSAIPGAPDMGPHGLRHSAATHLLEGGADLRVVQELLGHASMATTQLYTHVSIERLKKVHDQAHPRA from the coding sequence ATGGAGTTGCCGGAGGATCTCGAGGCGTTGCTGGCGGAGTATGAGCGGCATTTGCGGCTCGGACGGAATCGGTCGGTGCATACGGCGCGGGCGTATGTGGGGGATGCGCGGTCGTTGTTGGGGCATTTGGTTGCGCGGTCGGCGGATTCGGCTGTGCGGGAAATGGATTTGGCATTGTTGAGGTCATGGTTGGCGGCGCAATCGGCCGGTGGGGCGGCGCGGACGACCATGGCGCGGCGGGCGTCCTCGGCGAGGACGTTCACCGCGTGGTTGACGAGCACCGGACGGCTGTCGATCGATCCGGGGTTGCGGCTCGGGTCGCCGAAGGCGCATCGGGTGTTGCCCGCGGTGCTCGGTACACAGCAGGCGGTCGCGGCCATGGATGCGGCGGAATCCGGTGCAGTGCAACGTGATCCGATGGCATTGCGGGATCGGCTGATCGTGGAGCTGTTGTATTCGACGGGCATTCGGGTGAGTGAGTTGTGCGGCTTGGATCTCGACGATATCGATCTCGAGCGGCGGCTGGTCCGCGTTATCGGTAAGGGCAATAAGGAGCGCTCGGTGCCCTTCGGAGTGCCGGCCGACGAGGCTATTGCGAATTGGCTGCAGTACGGCCGCCCCGCACTCGCAACAGCCGACTCCGGCCGTGCGCTGTTGCTCGGCCGCCGCGGCAAACGGCTCGACCAACGTCAGGCCAGAACGGTTGTCCACGAGGTCGTTTCGGCAATCCCGGGTGCACCCGATATGGGTCCGCACGGCCTGCGGCATTCGGCCGCCACCCATCTGCTCGAGGGTGGCGCGGACCTGCGCGTAGTGCAGGAACTTCTCGGCCACGCAAGCATGGCGACCACCCAGCTCTACACCCACGTCTCCATCGAGCGCCTGAAAAAGGTCCATGACCAGGCCCACCCCCGAGCCTGA
- a CDS encoding DUF1990 domain-containing protein has protein sequence MGDALEDPPFTYAEVGATKEVLPAGYHRFRLRRRIGSGRALFERAGAEILAYRMQKGTGIFREADTPTAEPGTRLTVRLGGGPVGITAPCRVVYVLDEPDRRGFAYGTLPGHPEIGEELFAVEYDTTDDTVYGLVTAFSRPGAWYVRLGGPVVRAIQRIIAGKYIDTLLTSA, from the coding sequence ATGGGAGATGCGCTCGAAGATCCGCCGTTCACCTATGCCGAGGTCGGCGCGACGAAGGAGGTGCTGCCTGCGGGCTATCACCGGTTTCGGCTGCGCCGCCGCATCGGGTCCGGGCGGGCGCTGTTCGAGCGCGCGGGTGCGGAGATCCTGGCGTATCGAATGCAAAAGGGCACCGGCATCTTTCGGGAGGCCGACACACCGACCGCGGAGCCGGGGACGCGGCTGACGGTGCGGTTGGGCGGCGGTCCGGTCGGCATCACCGCGCCGTGCCGCGTCGTCTACGTCCTCGACGAACCCGACCGGCGCGGCTTTGCATACGGCACTCTGCCCGGACACCCAGAGATCGGCGAGGAACTGTTCGCCGTCGAGTACGACACCACCGATGACACCGTCTACGGCCTGGTCACGGCCTTCTCCCGCCCCGGGGCCTGGTACGTGCGGCTCGGCGGACCGGTGGTGCGAGCCATCCAACGCATCATCGCCGGAAAGTACATCGACACGCTCCTGACCTCCGCCTAG
- a CDS encoding YraN family protein produces the protein MADNQALGAQGEELAARFLQAAGMEIISRNWRCKYGELDLIARDGRVTAFVEVKTRTGTKFGAPAEAVTFDKQQRIRRLALVWLAEQHGPWRDIRFDVISVLLHRGHRPVIDHLKAVF, from the coding sequence GTGGCAGACAACCAGGCGCTCGGCGCACAAGGGGAAGAACTGGCGGCCCGATTCCTGCAGGCCGCCGGGATGGAGATCATCAGCAGGAATTGGCGGTGCAAGTACGGCGAACTGGATCTGATCGCCCGAGACGGCCGCGTTACCGCGTTCGTCGAGGTCAAAACTCGAACCGGAACGAAATTCGGCGCGCCCGCCGAGGCGGTCACCTTCGATAAGCAGCAGCGGATCAGGCGGTTGGCGCTGGTGTGGCTGGCCGAACAGCACGGCCCGTGGCGCGATATCCGCTTCGATGTCATCTCGGTGCTGCTGCACCGCGGCCACCGACCGGTCATCGATCACCTGAAAGCGGTGTTCTGA
- a CDS encoding YidH family protein, protein MTLPNPAEESEEGEEEIDYRFTLANERTFLAWMRTSLGLLAGGVAVHTLVQPVRMSGLRRTLAMSCIVLAVIIAVGAYGHWRRVGRAMRNGEPLPETIMVPILSWGIAVVSVFACVVVLLR, encoded by the coding sequence ATGACACTCCCCAACCCCGCCGAGGAATCCGAGGAGGGGGAGGAGGAGATCGATTACCGTTTCACCCTCGCCAACGAACGCACCTTCCTGGCCTGGATGCGCACCTCGCTCGGCCTGCTCGCGGGCGGTGTCGCGGTACATACGCTGGTGCAGCCGGTGCGGATGTCGGGGTTGCGCCGGACGCTCGCGATGAGCTGCATCGTGCTCGCCGTGATTATCGCGGTCGGTGCGTATGGACATTGGCGGCGCGTCGGTCGGGCCATGCGAAACGGTGAACCACTACCCGAGACCATTATGGTGCCGATTCTGTCGTGGGGTATCGCCGTCGTGTCGGTATTCGCGTGCGTGGTGGTGTTGTTGCGATGA
- a CDS encoding alkyl/aryl-sulfatase gives MSTATEPSEFIVAEQQRAAAALPTDTADLADADRGFIAALEPGEVRTSDGKVVWDNESYAFLQGTCPASVNPSLWRQSGMVVKQGLYEVAAGIYQIRGLDLSNMTLIEGTTGVLVIDPLISAETAAAGLALYRAHRGDRPVTGLIYTHSHADHFGGAMGVTTVADVAAGRCPVLAPAGFLEHAVAENIYVGTAMGRRSAYMYGAALPRGPKGQVGAGLGQTTSLGTITLIPPTVDITSTGQVETVDGIRIVFQLTPGTEAPAEMNFYFPDMRALCMAENATHTLHNLLTLRGALVRDSHVWAKYLTESINLFARKSDVVFASHHWPTWDTERLVEYLSLQRDLYGYLHDQTVRRLNQGYLGGEIAEMLELPPAIADAWHTHGYYGSVSHNVKAIYQRYMGWFDGNPAHLWEHPPVESARRHVEFMGGVDEVLRKAQTAYDAGDYRWVAQVVNYVIFADPAHAAAKTLQANTFEQLGYGAENATWRNFFLSGAYELRNGSFGTPTMTNAPTMLEALTIEQIFDAIALRIDGPKAWNLRVVIDWHITDEKRTYRLELRNGLMVHYDKPDGADLPDPDASFTLTRSILIRALLAGENLGALVAAGDIAIAGDPSGLNAVVGVIDAPDPDFAIVTP, from the coding sequence ATGAGCACAGCGACCGAGCCGAGCGAATTCATCGTCGCCGAGCAGCAACGAGCGGCGGCCGCACTGCCTACCGATACGGCCGATCTCGCGGATGCGGACCGCGGGTTCATCGCGGCACTCGAGCCCGGAGAGGTGCGCACATCGGACGGAAAGGTGGTGTGGGACAATGAATCCTACGCCTTCCTGCAGGGAACCTGCCCGGCGTCGGTCAATCCGAGCCTGTGGCGGCAGTCCGGGATGGTCGTCAAGCAGGGGCTGTACGAGGTCGCAGCGGGCATCTATCAGATCCGCGGGCTCGATCTGTCGAATATGACGCTGATCGAGGGAACCACCGGTGTGCTCGTGATCGATCCGCTGATATCAGCGGAGACCGCCGCGGCGGGCTTGGCGCTGTATCGAGCGCACCGAGGCGATCGGCCGGTAACCGGGTTGATCTATACCCATTCGCACGCAGACCATTTCGGCGGTGCTATGGGTGTGACGACGGTGGCCGATGTTGCGGCGGGCCGCTGCCCGGTGCTCGCACCGGCCGGATTCCTCGAACATGCGGTTGCCGAAAACATTTATGTGGGAACTGCGATGGGGCGCCGGTCTGCCTATATGTACGGCGCCGCGCTGCCGCGGGGCCCGAAGGGGCAGGTCGGGGCCGGGCTCGGACAGACCACGTCGCTGGGCACGATCACCTTGATTCCGCCGACGGTGGATATCACCAGCACCGGTCAGGTAGAAACGGTCGACGGAATCCGGATCGTCTTCCAGCTCACCCCGGGCACCGAGGCGCCCGCCGAGATGAACTTCTACTTCCCGGATATGCGCGCGCTGTGCATGGCCGAAAACGCAACGCACACACTGCACAACCTGCTGACGCTGCGTGGCGCGCTGGTACGTGACTCGCATGTGTGGGCCAAGTATTTGACCGAGTCGATCAATCTGTTCGCCCGCAAGTCCGACGTGGTCTTCGCCTCACATCACTGGCCGACCTGGGATACCGAGCGGCTGGTGGAATACCTTTCGCTGCAACGGGATCTATATGGATATCTGCACGATCAGACGGTGCGCAGGCTCAATCAGGGTTATCTGGGCGGTGAGATCGCCGAGATGCTGGAGCTGCCACCGGCCATCGCCGATGCGTGGCATACGCACGGGTATTACGGCTCGGTCAGCCACAATGTGAAGGCGATCTACCAGCGTTACATGGGGTGGTTCGATGGCAATCCGGCGCATCTGTGGGAGCATCCGCCGGTCGAATCCGCGAGGCGTCATGTGGAATTCATGGGCGGTGTCGACGAGGTGCTGCGTAAGGCGCAAACCGCTTATGACGCTGGGGATTACCGGTGGGTCGCGCAGGTGGTCAACTATGTCATCTTCGCGGATCCGGCCCATGCGGCGGCAAAAACGTTGCAGGCCAACACCTTCGAGCAGCTCGGCTATGGTGCTGAGAACGCCACCTGGCGCAACTTCTTCCTCAGCGGAGCCTATGAGCTGCGCAATGGCTCGTTCGGCACGCCGACGATGACCAATGCGCCCACGATGCTCGAGGCGCTGACCATCGAACAGATCTTCGATGCGATCGCGCTGCGCATCGATGGACCGAAGGCGTGGAATTTGCGCGTGGTGATCGACTGGCACATCACCGACGAAAAACGCACCTACCGCCTCGAACTGCGCAACGGCCTGATGGTCCACTACGACAAGCCCGACGGCGCCGACTTACCCGATCCGGATGCCTCTTTCACCTTGACGAGGTCGATCCTGATTCGAGCCTTGTTGGCAGGGGAGAATCTCGGTGCACTGGTCGCCGCGGGCGATATCGCCATTGCCGGGGATCCCAGCGGGCTGAACGCGGTGGTCGGTGTGATCGACGCGCCGGATCCGGACTTCGCCATCGTCACCCCGTGA
- a CDS encoding M23 family metallopeptidase, translating to MNDLGGVGSLHRRRLSSIVLGVIALLGLVAEQSVSAAPHGEFSWPLQPRPAVERQFDKPAQDWLPGHRGVDLAGTNGQAVLAAGDGIVVFAGTVAGKPVVSIDHPGGLRTTYEPVQAEVSVGMRVGRGTRIGALEAGHEGCVAAACLHWGARREASDHSRREYIDPLGLLHPTPLRLKPVT from the coding sequence ATGAATGATCTCGGCGGGGTCGGCAGTCTACATCGGCGGCGGCTGAGTTCGATCGTCCTCGGGGTTATCGCTCTGCTGGGACTCGTTGCGGAGCAGTCGGTTTCGGCTGCTCCGCACGGGGAGTTCAGCTGGCCGCTGCAACCACGGCCCGCGGTCGAGCGGCAATTCGACAAACCGGCGCAGGACTGGCTACCCGGACATCGCGGGGTCGATCTGGCAGGTACGAATGGGCAGGCGGTCCTCGCGGCCGGAGACGGAATCGTGGTGTTCGCGGGGACAGTCGCAGGCAAGCCGGTCGTGTCGATCGATCACCCCGGCGGGCTGCGAACCACGTACGAGCCGGTGCAAGCAGAGGTTTCGGTGGGCATGCGAGTCGGTCGCGGAACGCGAATCGGCGCTTTGGAAGCTGGACACGAGGGTTGCGTGGCGGCGGCGTGCCTGCATTGGGGTGCGCGACGAGAAGCAAGCGATCACAGCCGACGTGAATACATCGATCCGCTCGGACTACTGCACCCGACTCCCCTGCGACTGAAGCCGGTGACTTGA
- the rplS gene encoding 50S ribosomal protein L19: protein MNTLDFVDEKSLRSDVPDFRPGDTLNVHVKVIEGSKERIQVFKGVVIRRQGGGIRETFTVRKVSFGVGVERTFPVHSPNIDHIDVVTRGDVRRAKLYYLRDLRGKAAKIKEKR, encoded by the coding sequence ATGAACACCCTTGACTTCGTCGACGAAAAGTCGCTGCGCAGCGACGTCCCCGACTTCCGTCCGGGCGACACGCTCAACGTGCACGTGAAGGTCATCGAAGGCTCGAAGGAGCGCATCCAGGTCTTCAAGGGCGTCGTGATCCGGCGTCAGGGCGGTGGCATCCGCGAGACCTTCACCGTCCGCAAGGTGTCGTTCGGTGTCGGCGTGGAGCGCACCTTCCCGGTGCACAGCCCGAACATCGACCACATCGATGTCGTGACCCGCGGTGATGTCCGCCGCGCCAAGCTCTACTACCTGCGCGATCTGCGCGGCAAGGCCGCCAAGATCAAGGAAAAGCGCTGA
- a CDS encoding acetoacetate decarboxylase family protein produces the protein MSTHTVLGKEVQMPVRIRLAHAFMATYSVPAAAAQRLLEYSGLEILRLPGGRAMCTLVFVDYVDGDLGPYNEFGVSFMVRHHTAGLASTFGDLRALSTGGAGVFIHRLPVDGEFTLAAGRGIWGFPKEIADFDARHEGSMRRGVLQQNGQLIVDLTVRPGLAVPQRRKGSSFDAYSHIDGVTRCTQWQMEPSGMRARPGGAELSLGEHAWADELRSLGLPKHALMASTVDRLAMTFQDATPI, from the coding sequence ATGAGTACGCATACTGTGCTGGGCAAGGAAGTACAGATGCCGGTGCGGATTCGGCTCGCGCATGCCTTCATGGCGACCTACTCGGTGCCGGCGGCGGCAGCGCAGCGGCTCCTCGAATACTCCGGCCTGGAGATTCTTCGGTTGCCGGGTGGTCGTGCCATGTGCACGCTCGTTTTCGTCGATTACGTCGATGGCGACCTCGGGCCGTACAACGAGTTCGGTGTTTCGTTCATGGTCCGACATCACACCGCTGGGCTCGCCAGTACGTTCGGCGACCTGCGTGCCCTGTCCACCGGCGGCGCGGGCGTCTTCATTCATCGTCTCCCGGTCGACGGAGAATTCACCCTGGCCGCCGGCCGCGGCATCTGGGGCTTCCCCAAGGAAATCGCCGATTTCGACGCACGGCACGAGGGCAGCATGCGCCGCGGCGTTTTGCAGCAGAACGGGCAGCTGATCGTCGATCTCACCGTCCGCCCCGGCCTCGCGGTCCCGCAACGCCGTAAGGGTTCCTCCTTCGACGCGTACTCCCACATCGACGGGGTCACCCGCTGCACGCAGTGGCAGATGGAACCGTCCGGCATGCGCGCTCGACCCGGCGGCGCCGAACTGTCCCTCGGCGAGCATGCCTGGGCCGACGAATTGCGCTCCCTCGGCTTACCCAAACACGCACTCATGGCCTCGACCGTCGATCGGCTCGCGATGACCTTCCAGGACGCCACACCCATCTGA
- the dprA gene encoding DNA-processing protein DprA, whose translation MAWAYLSRVVQGPCAALSSLIESVGVVEAARAVRECELPGSLLGPTAQRREIDNAARDLEVVERLGGRLVTPDDPEWPAWRMLGLRQLEPGRDRDGAVPLVLWVRGPRSLSESSERAIAVVGARCSSGYGAHVTGEIVGDLAAQGWTIVSGAAFGIDGMAHRAALAVGAPTIAVLACGVDRPYPAQHERLLAEIAETGLVISEYPPGTGAYKNQFLARNRLIAALADGVLVIEAGLRSGARNTVKWARRLSRPALAIPGPVTAASSAGCHRMIREGEALLVTRAEEVIDEAGPLRLSLPITQPSDPSDRLHGDEASVYAALPKIGSRQPRAIAENSGLELPAVRAILPALELAGLAGMDENGWHRTVNPPNQ comes from the coding sequence TTGGCTTGGGCGTATTTGTCGCGGGTTGTGCAGGGGCCGTGTGCGGCGTTGTCGTCGTTGATCGAATCGGTGGGGGTGGTGGAGGCGGCGCGGGCGGTGCGGGAATGTGAGCTGCCGGGGTCGTTACTCGGGCCGACCGCTCAGCGGCGGGAGATCGATAATGCGGCACGGGATCTCGAGGTGGTGGAGCGGCTGGGAGGGCGGTTGGTGACGCCGGATGATCCGGAGTGGCCGGCCTGGCGGATGCTCGGGCTCCGCCAGCTCGAGCCCGGACGTGATCGTGACGGGGCGGTCCCATTGGTGCTGTGGGTGCGCGGTCCGCGGTCGTTGTCGGAGTCGAGCGAGCGGGCGATCGCGGTCGTTGGGGCGCGGTGCAGCAGCGGATATGGGGCGCACGTCACCGGCGAGATCGTCGGTGATCTGGCTGCCCAGGGCTGGACGATCGTCTCCGGTGCAGCATTCGGCATAGACGGTATGGCGCATCGCGCGGCTCTCGCCGTCGGTGCTCCGACGATCGCCGTTCTTGCTTGTGGTGTCGACCGGCCGTATCCGGCCCAGCATGAGCGGCTGTTGGCCGAGATCGCCGAAACCGGTTTGGTAATCAGCGAATACCCGCCGGGCACGGGTGCGTACAAGAATCAGTTCCTGGCCCGCAATCGTCTGATCGCTGCCCTGGCAGATGGCGTCCTCGTCATAGAAGCCGGACTACGCAGCGGCGCCCGCAATACCGTGAAATGGGCTCGCCGCCTCAGCCGACCCGCCCTTGCCATCCCTGGCCCGGTCACCGCCGCCTCCTCGGCAGGCTGCCACCGCATGATCCGCGAAGGCGAGGCACTCCTGGTCACCCGCGCCGAAGAGGTCATCGATGAAGCAGGCCCACTACGCCTATCACTACCGATCACCCAGCCGTCCGACCCCAGCGACCGTTTACACGGCGATGAAGCATCGGTCTACGCCGCCCTTCCGAAAATCGGCTCCCGCCAACCCCGCGCCATCGCCGAAAACTCCGGCCTGGAGCTCCCCGCGGTCCGTGCCATCCTCCCCGCGCTAGAACTCGCCGGCCTGGCCGGTATGGACGAAAACGGTTGGCACCGAACCGTAAATCCCCCGAACCAGTGA
- a CDS encoding YifB family Mg chelatase-like AAA ATPase yields the protein MALGVAYSVAVSGVDGQLVEIEADIGQGLPSVHLVGLPDTALQESRDRVRAAVANIGEKWPDGRVILALSPATLPKIGSVYDLALAIAVLDAAGAVPSDRLGKTVLLGELALDGRVRRVRGILPAVLAARNAGWMRVIVPESALAEAGLVDGIEVFGATTLRTVVAWLRGEGGLVEPDGMLPDTVRCGGDLSEVVGQEEARWALEVAAAGGHHLLLTGPPGIGKTMLAQRLPGLLPPLTESEALEVTAIHSVAGALSDDHPLITMPPFVAPHHSTSASAMVGGGSGTARPGAVSRAHRGVLFLDECAEIGTKVLEAMRTPLEEGEVRIARRDGVARYPARFQLVLAANPCPCAPARDVDCICAPLARRRYLGKLSGPLMDRIDIWVQMHGHSGASFAAEEAESSEVVRRRVAAARQAAIQRWKDYGWATNAEVPGHILRQRFRLPHEATAPIEAALRLGRLSARGADRALRVAWTISDLRDADQPSAQDVLAALNFRQRGSQ from the coding sequence ATGGCGCTGGGGGTGGCGTATTCGGTCGCGGTCAGCGGGGTGGACGGCCAGCTGGTCGAAATCGAGGCGGATATCGGGCAGGGGTTGCCATCGGTGCATCTGGTCGGACTGCCCGATACCGCACTGCAGGAATCCCGCGACCGGGTACGTGCCGCGGTGGCGAATATCGGGGAGAAGTGGCCCGACGGCCGCGTGATCCTGGCACTGTCCCCGGCGACACTGCCCAAGATCGGCAGTGTCTACGACTTGGCCCTCGCGATCGCGGTACTGGACGCGGCGGGCGCGGTCCCCTCCGATCGGCTCGGAAAGACCGTACTGCTCGGGGAATTGGCGCTGGACGGGCGCGTCCGCCGGGTGCGCGGCATCCTGCCCGCTGTGCTCGCGGCACGCAATGCGGGCTGGATGCGGGTGATCGTGCCGGAATCCGCGCTGGCCGAAGCCGGGCTGGTGGATGGCATCGAGGTTTTCGGGGCCACGACCCTGCGCACTGTCGTCGCTTGGTTGCGTGGTGAAGGCGGTCTGGTCGAGCCTGATGGCATGCTGCCCGACACCGTCCGCTGCGGTGGCGATCTGAGCGAGGTGGTCGGTCAGGAGGAGGCGCGGTGGGCATTGGAGGTGGCCGCGGCCGGCGGACACCATCTGCTGCTCACCGGGCCGCCTGGAATCGGAAAAACCATGCTGGCGCAACGTCTTCCGGGGCTGCTGCCGCCGCTTACAGAATCCGAAGCACTCGAGGTGACAGCCATCCATTCCGTCGCAGGCGCACTCTCCGATGACCACCCGTTGATCACCATGCCGCCTTTCGTCGCTCCGCATCACTCGACCTCGGCCAGTGCCATGGTCGGCGGGGGTTCGGGTACCGCACGTCCGGGCGCCGTCAGCCGTGCCCATCGCGGGGTCTTGTTTCTCGACGAATGTGCGGAGATCGGGACCAAGGTCTTGGAAGCGATGCGAACCCCCTTGGAAGAGGGCGAAGTTCGCATCGCCCGCCGCGACGGCGTGGCTCGCTACCCAGCCCGATTCCAACTCGTCTTGGCCGCGAACCCCTGCCCATGTGCCCCAGCCCGCGATGTCGACTGCATCTGTGCCCCGCTCGCGCGTCGCCGATACCTGGGCAAGCTGTCCGGACCGTTGATGGATCGCATAGATATCTGGGTCCAGATGCACGGCCACTCCGGCGCATCGTTCGCCGCCGAGGAAGCCGAGAGCAGCGAGGTCGTGCGCCGCAGAGTCGCGGCCGCAAGGCAAGCCGCAATACAGCGTTGGAAGGACTACGGCTGGGCAACCAACGCCGAAGTCCCCGGCCACATCCTGCGCCAACGCTTCCGACTCCCCCACGAAGCAACCGCCCCCATCGAAGCCGCCCTCCGCCTGGGCCGGCTTTCCGCCCGCGGCGCCGACCGCGCCCTGCGCGTAGCCTGGACCATCTCCGACCTCCGCGACGCCGACCAACCCAGCGCCCAAGACGTATTGGCCGCCTTGAACTTCCGGCAACGGGGCTCGCAGTGA
- a CDS encoding DUF2469 domain-containing protein — protein MSAEDLEKYETEMELSLYREYKDIVGQFSYVVETERRFYLANSVELRPQNADGEVYFEVRMSDAWVWDMYRPARFVKHVRVITFKDVNIEELEKPDLRLPE, from the coding sequence ATGAGTGCCGAGGACCTGGAGAAATACGAAACCGAGATGGAGCTCTCGCTATACCGGGAGTACAAGGACATCGTCGGTCAGTTCTCGTACGTGGTGGAGACCGAGCGCCGCTTCTATCTGGCCAACTCCGTCGAATTGCGGCCGCAGAACGCCGACGGCGAGGTGTACTTCGAGGTGCGCATGAGCGATGCGTGGGTGTGGGATATGTACCGACCCGCACGCTTCGTGAAGCATGTTCGGGTGATCACGTTCAAGGACGTGAATATCGAGGAGCTGGAGAAGCCGGATCTGCGGTTACCCGAGTAG
- a CDS encoding ribonuclease HII, whose translation MVGQGRVARANGATPGNGWPPRVVMRRAGGLRTLEAALIRSGLGPVAGVDEAGRGPCAGPLVVAACLLAPKAYDRLAGLDDSKKLTEPVREQLYPIITRLALAWKVVVIPAWEIDSIGIHVANIEGMRRAVAGLGQTPGYVLTDGFRVPGIPVPSLPVIGGDAAAACIAAASILAKVTRDRMMVELDERFPGYGFAAHKGYNTPEHTAALERLGPSSEHRRSWRNVRLAAGLRPVAAAEYADAELADEVLLEGVEPDSRVATDAAHAR comes from the coding sequence ATGGTGGGGCAGGGTCGAGTGGCTAGGGCTAATGGCGCGACTCCGGGCAACGGGTGGCCGCCGCGTGTCGTCATGCGTCGAGCCGGCGGGTTGCGCACGCTGGAGGCGGCGCTGATCCGCAGCGGACTCGGCCCGGTCGCCGGGGTCGACGAGGCCGGGCGCGGACCGTGTGCGGGGCCGCTGGTGGTTGCCGCCTGCCTGCTCGCGCCCAAGGCCTACGACAGGCTGGCCGGACTCGACGATTCCAAGAAGCTCACCGAACCCGTGCGCGAGCAGCTGTACCCGATCATCACGCGGTTGGCGCTGGCCTGGAAGGTGGTCGTCATTCCGGCCTGGGAGATCGACTCGATCGGCATCCACGTCGCCAATATCGAGGGCATGCGCCGCGCGGTCGCCGGACTCGGACAGACACCGGGGTACGTGCTGACCGACGGATTCCGGGTGCCCGGGATTCCGGTGCCGTCGCTGCCCGTCATCGGTGGTGACGCGGCCGCGGCCTGCATCGCAGCCGCGAGCATCCTGGCCAAGGTGACCAGGGATCGGATGATGGTCGAGCTGGACGAGCGGTTCCCCGGCTACGGATTCGCCGCGCACAAGGGCTACAACACGCCCGAGCACACGGCCGCGCTGGAACGGCTCGGACCGAGCAGTGAGCACCGCCGATCCTGGCGCAATGTGCGCTTGGCAGCGGGGTTGCGGCCGGTAGCCGCGGCGGAGTACGCCGACGCGGAACTGGCCGATGAGGTTTTGCTGGAGGGCGTCGAACCGGATAGCCGAGTGGCTACCGACGCGGCGCATGCGCGATGA
- a CDS encoding DUF202 domain-containing protein: MTPKSLAAERTALAWRRTAIAAMVVAALFVNHAATNGWRAVAIAPTGAAITMAAVAALSFSRNRALHQGRFGHGGGVIAATMLAVLAVACVAAAIGFTDPRP; the protein is encoded by the coding sequence ATGACCCCCAAGAGTCTGGCCGCCGAACGTACCGCATTGGCGTGGCGGCGTACGGCCATTGCCGCGATGGTCGTTGCCGCGCTTTTCGTCAATCATGCCGCGACCAACGGGTGGCGCGCCGTCGCCATCGCACCGACGGGGGCGGCGATCACCATGGCAGCCGTTGCGGCCCTGTCCTTTTCACGCAATCGCGCCTTGCACCAGGGGCGCTTCGGCCATGGCGGGGGAGTCATTGCGGCGACGATGCTGGCGGTGCTGGCCGTCGCATGCGTCGCGGCCGCAATCGGATTTACGGATCCACGGCCCTAA
- the lepB gene encoding signal peptidase I produces the protein MTVSDSDDEGVSRRSRRSKRKQRPFWQELPVLIVIAAVIAALMVSFVGRPYVIPSQSMEDTLLIGDRIYVEKPSYYWGEPQPGDVVVFVGPPSWNTRYQSIRSSNVAVRGVQNFFSFFGLVPPDENDLVKRVIAVGGQTVQCCDAQGRVMVDGKALDEPYVLNDYPWYPGQQNATYPAGRVFGPVKVPEGNLWVMGDNRNQSADSRAHVSDNLQGTVPIDNVRGKTVFKIWPPSRIGPVKAQDPQTN, from the coding sequence ATGACGGTGTCCGATTCGGACGACGAGGGCGTGAGCCGCCGCTCACGACGCTCGAAGCGCAAGCAGCGCCCCTTCTGGCAGGAACTGCCGGTCCTCATTGTCATCGCCGCGGTCATCGCGGCACTCATGGTCAGTTTTGTCGGGCGGCCGTACGTCATTCCGTCCCAGTCGATGGAAGACACGCTGCTCATCGGCGACCGCATCTACGTGGAGAAGCCGAGCTACTACTGGGGCGAGCCGCAGCCCGGTGACGTCGTGGTGTTCGTCGGCCCGCCTTCCTGGAATACCCGCTACCAGTCGATCCGGTCCAGCAATGTCGCCGTGCGCGGCGTGCAGAACTTCTTCTCCTTCTTCGGGCTCGTGCCACCGGATGAGAACGACCTGGTGAAGCGGGTGATCGCCGTCGGCGGCCAGACCGTGCAGTGCTGTGACGCGCAGGGGCGGGTCATGGTGGACGGCAAGGCGCTGGACGAGCCGTACGTCCTGAACGATTACCCGTGGTACCCGGGTCAGCAGAATGCGACCTACCCGGCGGGCCGGGTATTCGGCCCGGTCAAGGTGCCCGAGGGCAACCTGTGGGTGATGGGCGACAACCGCAACCAGTCCGCCGATTCCCGCGCCCACGTCAGCGATAACCTGCAGGGCACCGTCCCGATCGACAATGTGCGCGGCAAAACGGTCTTCAAGATCTGGCCGCCCAGCCGGATCGGTCCGGTGAAAGCACAGGATCCCCAGACGAACTGA